The Haematobia irritans isolate KBUSLIRL chromosome 1, ASM5000362v1, whole genome shotgun sequence DNA segment TAGTTTCATCTCGACTGGTGGCGTGTATCTCCTCTGTAATATTAGAAGAACCAAATTCTTGTTTGAGCGTAGCTTTAGTGGAAGCATAAACCATTTTTTGTCGTATAGTTGCCGAATCCGGTACCCAGCTTATCAACAGCCAGGCGTGCCCGGTTTGTGATTTTGTATCGAGCCGATATAAAATGTAACATGGTACATTATCATCAATCAGCGGAGCAACAAGTTTATCAAAGTCTTTTTCCCAATCCTTTTTTACTTCCGCCGTATCCGAAACAGACAATTCTTctgcaagaaaaaattaaccaatGATCATCATTCATTAAGCAGCGGCGGCATTCACTGCGGGAGTGTTTTATCCAAtacatgtgtatgtgtgtaggtGCCACTtaccattttcaatagaaacttttatgaCACGTAATTTTCCATTCtttgcttttccaaaaactTTTAATAGTTTTTCATTAGCTATTGAGAAAAAAAGAGATAAGCAAAATTTCATAGGCCAATTTGGGGGGCAATTTATTTTGCACATACCTTTAATGCCCGTTTGATGAGACATGGTCTATTTTTAACACAAACAATAATATTCTAACTAAATTtctaatgtaaaaatttcacttcttctTCGGGATTTCGATGGTTTTTGTGCTTTTTGGCATAAAATTAGGGTATATGTGTATATTACTCACTCTCCTTTCGCGGTTGGATGCACAACAACAAGTACATTCGTTAACAACAAATGGAGAAaataatacaagaaaattttgacagcttCCTCCCCAcggaaaaacaatattttgtcgcCGTTGTTATTTGTCAGCTCCGACAACTGCAAGGGAACAGCTGTTGGCATCCGTTGAATACAAAATGGGGTTATATACAAAGGCATTATTCAAAACGATGACAATGTTTATTGAATGAATTAttcttataaattcttatatacTCAAATCTTGTTCCTATTCAGGTTGTGTtcatattacagcattactcaTCATATATTGATCCATTTTAAGCGGTGATAGAAGTCATTATTTTCGATAATTGTTTACCTGAGACAATAAGAGGGTgtttttcaaactttatttcatacCTGAAGGTATGCCTGGGGTGAAATACTTTAACCGTGGGACATGCAGAATTCCCAAATATACTAATTTAGTGTTTCACAggcgaaaatcaaaaattgtcacTGTTAAAGTGGGTACTAAGTCCGCTaaaatcattttttcacgattacttttctttaataatcctttttaaggaatataaactttgtgaaaatttgctttgggatattccccatcaagttataatgaaatctgcaacaaatatgtataattttataactttttttactgattttgttttcactttagtgaaaattagcggataaactcgaacttagtacccacctttacccTTTGTTactatgttatttattttaaaaagctTATTTATGTTTTCTTGACGAGGTCAAACGAGCTTCAGACAATATGTCCAAATCAAGATGGTCgactttaactttattttttaaatctacATTTCTCAAACTATTGTAAATATCATTgtgaatttccaaacatttgaaTTTGCAAAAAACAGTGTCATGAAAGTAGATAACAGACAATGAATTTTAATGCAGTTTCCATTACTTGTATAAcgcatataaattaaaatttataggaagtgaaaaagaaattataaatttaaaatacatttatagATATTTGCTACATCTAATTGATTTACAAAAAcataatttgtttatatttatgtGATTACATATGCCACtggcttatatatttgattattACTTAGAGATTTGTCgcagaaaatattgttataagATTCTCGgtggaattttctaaagatgccTCCTGAAAATTATAGCAATTGAATTCAATGTTTATTAAGTGATAATACGacaatactcacctttaaaaaCTGCTCATCGAATGGTGCTATCAAATGtttaaacattttgaatttaTCACTGATCTTTGAGCCATTATTTTGTTTCTGCTCATGGCATTTACATTCCATTTTTGAATGTGTGTAGCATTCATTATCATCAAATTCAGATTTATACAAGTTGAGAAGTTCATCAATCATTTCTCCATCGGGTTTATCCAGCTCATTGGAGGTAAATAGTAATTCTTCAATACTAAAGGcagttattaaaaaatatatttttaccaattttaaaTTCGTAAGTTTCTTAAGTTCCATCATAGTTTCTGCGACATTTTCAAAAACGataattttttcgttttcaaaTGTGAAACTGTTTTCCTTTAGATTAAGTATATCGTTCAAAAGTAATACTTTTCTCTCATTTTCTTCGGTCTTTTTTAGATATTCAATTATTGTTTGCTTTTTACTTGCCTCTGATTCAGAGTTATTCAGTCGTAAGCATGTTATATTCATGAAATCACATAGTCCATGAAGCATATTCATACTATTCAAACTCTTTGATATCAATACAAGATTATCCATTCTTTTATCAGGGGAGGGTTgcataaaatattgtataaacTCGAGCTTTCCAGAATCAAACGGGCCCATTTCAGACCAAATAGGCAAAGAAGATGCTAAATATTGAACAAGATCATTGGACTGGGTTATGTGTTTTAGAAATGATGGATGATTGCATATTTGCTCAAGGATATGAGGAATATTAAGAGAATTTAGTTCGCAATTATcagattttttaatttcggCATAGTATTCATTTATCTGCTGGAAGAGATACTGTTGTAACTCCGAAGGTTTTACAAAGCATATGAGGCTCTGATATTGGTAAACTTGTTTTTCTAAAGCAGTAGAAGTAGAAGTTTGTACCCATTTTCCTGCTTTCTTCAGAATTTCTTCATTGCGATCATAAATACTGGAGTCTGGACCATCGCTAAAATAACTGTTCATTTTATTTGTGCTGGTACCCCATGTTGCCTCGCATTCATTAAATTCGTCATGGTTTGTTTTGATTGACGAACGAGATATTTTTGGAgatttcaataccaaaattggctTAAAATAAAATCCACCTTTTGGCTTTTTCTGTTCTTCTGCTCTCTCCTCAGGCGAAGCCCATTCTTCGGAACCCCAATTACGATTTGTAATTTCTTTCTTACGTAGTTCGTAAAACTCATCTTCATCTTTTATCTCATTTtgtatttcaatttcttttccaCTTACCACCATTTGGTAGTCTTCTATTAAATCCGCCAACTTAAATCTCGTAGTGGATCCCAAATAGTTTCCTTTTTCGTCCTTTAGAATAGCTTTCATGGTGGAAAGATTTACTTCCATGGAGCCATCACCTTTCCACGTCTTATGTTTCTTATTTGAAACATCCCGCCAGACAATATTAAAGACCCTTTTGGTTCTGCCAAGAACAGAGGGATTATTCTTAGAGCcccaatttaaggacgattcgtCTTCTGGATCTGAGCCATGGGTTTCTTCAACAACCGGACTATTGCGAAAATTGTCGCAAAgacgtttatttttatttaccatGGATGGTGCTTTGGATCGCCTCATTTCTGAAatcaacaaacttttttttttaaattcccgCAGTCTATTCCACAGCAGCtgtcaaacagtgttgccaaaagttgtttatatttgtatacatttgTGAATatccatagaccttataatacatagatgtgcCATGGGtgtatgtttgacagttccgaagattaagaataaacgagaaaaataagagcacgcttacaatctctttcgttttcctttttgtaagtttgccaattttacacaaaattagaacgtttatgataggttaggtggcagcccgatgtatcaggctcacttagactattcagcccattgtgataacattgtgaacgtttatgatgcaacagagaatttataaataaattaatatattaaaagttcatatttgaacaaaaaattgtgaccaaaaccgcgaaaatacgaaatttaattttgagcagcattgctctttacgaacaaaacaaaagcaaatgcacgaaaattaatgtttgggactgactctttacgaaaaaatcaaaacgaaatgtcagaaaatgaatttttggaactgacacatgttttttaaagagaatagtggatcatctatgtattatagggTCTATGGGAATATCATCTGTAACCATCGACAAGAAATGCTTGAGATATCTAAAATTTCTTGGTCTATGGACGTCCATCTCAATTCACAATGATTTTGCTTTGTTAAACTAATCTTTCCTTGGTCCTTTATTATTATATTGGTCAGAGATgttgtttttccaaaaatttaaatttttgtttgaaaatgcaaaatttgtATGTACTCCACGGTAAATTAGACTCTATCATGAATTCCTTATACAATTGGATGAATTCAAGTAACATATCCAGCAATGCGTCGAAAACAAACTCTACATTTTATCAGTCTAGCTACTGCCAAGGAGTGAACTTATTAAGTTCGTGGATATTATTAATTGCCTTGGAGTCACAATTCTGATAAACTATTATACTGTTGCCAATTTATATCGGCATATCAATTTTGAATTACAAAAGCGTCTGTTTCGGattgtttaaataaagtttaaataagaaaattttgtgaattttttctaAGTTCGCGCTAGTGTCTTTTcctttgaaagaatttttgaaagtgtattgaatatAAGCTTTTCTCCAATGCATGTGTTTACTGCGGCTTTTTAATCAATTTGACGTGtctgtttttgtaaaaaaggaATTGGCAACATTGAATTACAGTGCATTTCTTTTGTTTATATTCAAGCAAGTGTCATATTTCTTCGGTCAAACAATTCGCacaaaaaaataggaaaatttgtcaattttcaagttttttttataaaaataaaacaattaaattccATCCACCATGTCTTTCCATTGGTGTGATAATTTGCATACAGCGGTATTTAGTCCCCGTGACTATCAAATAGAATTGCTCGCGTCAGCTTTTGAGCGCAACACAATGATATGTCTGGGACACAAGTcttccaaatttttcatagCATTAAAACTACTACAAGAGTTGAGCCGGGAACAACGTGCAACATTGACTAATTCCAAAATAAGCATTTATCTCAGTTGCAATAAGGCACCGGCCATGTTCACAATGCTGCAACATCTAACCGATTTGAAGGTGTATCAGGAACAAAGTAATAGTCCGAATTGCGAAATACCCCACGGATTCAATGTTTACATTTTGCATCCAAAAACATGTTTGCAATTGCTCCAACAAGGCGTGTTGAAGCTTAGCAATGTATACCTACTTATTTTGGAAGATTGTCATCAGGACGTAGTCCACAacgatattaaaaatttgtttaagctATTCTACAAAGCTGATGAAATACATGAAATGCCCAAAGTTCTGGGCTTAGCTGGACCCCTCCACAGTGCGGGATGTGATTTGGCAGAACTTTCTGCTATGCTTAACAATCTGGAGAAAACGGTGCAATGTAAAACAGAAACTGCTAGTGATATTGTTACAGTGTTAAGGTAATTTTATGTGTCCAATGTACTTGGATTAcgatttctattatttcttgttattatttatcgtgtcgataaaacagctcaTCCCATACGACATTTTTACTAACCGGTGGTCTATCCTCCGGTTAGACCATGGCCAttagtttacttttttgttttcttcagtCCAACTAAACAAAAGTGTAGTAGAGATTAGAAACAGCAGACGATTTTTGCTATATCAGCGAACAGTTGCTGATTTTcctttgctgttttagcagattttCTGCTGTCGTTCTGGTCTTAAAGAGCAACTATATTACAAATTCTTACTCAGACGAAAATTGTCTCTCTTCAATTCTCAAGAATTCAAGAGACTGATATACAAAAGTTGGCGGATTTACAGGGAAATAAAAAGGAAGAACTGTCAATTTATTGAGTCTTAAATATGCTATAATATCAATTACCCTTAAATTAGGCaataacattatttttattcaaacttTTAGGAAAAAAGTCAAACTGACTAATAACTTAATCATCtaataattatgtttttttttattccagaTATTGTGCAAAACCTTTTGAATATATCGTACAATGTGCCCCATACAATCAAGATGAACTGTGCTTTGTCCTTCGAGATATTTTGCTTACACGTAAAGCATTTCTTAATGATCATCGCTATGATCCATTCGAAATATATTGCACTGATGAATTTCTAGAAGAACTTAAAGACATTCCAGATCCAAAAAAGGAACCACTCGAATTTCTTGACACCATGTTGCAAGTTTTGCAAGAAATGGGCCCTTGGTCAGCAGATCGTGTAGCTTTCAATATGTACCAgagaattgaaaaacaaaaaattaaaacaccCCATGAacgacattacattctactatgtcTTGTTAATACAGCTCTTTTAGAAGTGCATGCAATAtgcgaacaaaattttcgaaaatttaagaCCAATCAAAAGGAATGCGTTGAGTTACACTCAAGTCCAAAGGTATGAAGAATATAAAGATTATAAAGAATCGATACATTTATATTATGTCCCATGTGTGATGAAAAAGTTATGTAtccttctttttattttaaggtATTAAGATTATTGGAAGTACTACGCCTGTTTAAGCCAGAGGACAACTCCAGTAAAAACGATACGATAAAAAGAATAAGCACGGAATTGGACCAAATGGATTTTCAAAAACTCTCTAGAATCCTAGAGACGAAATGTCATAGTGTTGAACAGGCGGTCGAGAAGCAACAATTGGAGAGTAGATCTATAGTGGAGAATTTGGATTCAATTGTCAAACCTGAATTCCAAGCTATGAAAAATATAGGTAGTGGTGAAAATGAAAACAACTCTCAAAACCTTACACGAAAACCAAATGATGTTTCACAAACTAATACAGCGACAACAGCTTCAACCAACCATCGTCATCCATCGAATAACCGGCCCAAAAGACGACAATTTCGCAGACATCATCGCGATCATAATGATGGTAGTGATACATTatgttccataattttttgtaattctaGCTTTGTGGCTCGCGTTCTTTTTGAACTTTTGGCCGAAATGAGCAGATCTGACCCTGAattgaaattcataaaatgtcaaTTTACTACCGATAGAGTAGCTGATCCCATAACAGAGCCCAAAGAGGCGGAATCAGAACATAGGAGACAAGAAGAAGTTCTCAAAAGATTTCGTATGCATGACTGCAATGTACTAATAGGGACTTCTGTTCTAGAAGAGGGTATAGATGTACCCAAATGTAATTTGGTTGTCCGTTGGGATCCCCCAACGACATATCGTAGTTATGTACAGTGCAAGGGTCGAGCAAGGGCAGTACCAGCCTATCATGTGGTATTAGTGGCATCAGATGTTGCTAACGATAATCAAAATCTCAGCGCAAGCAATGAACAATTAACAGATAAAAGTCATCGATTCATTTGTGAATTACCCGAGGATCAAGATAACACCTTAACTG contains these protein-coding regions:
- the LOC142222475 gene encoding uncharacterized protein LOC142222475, yielding MRRSKAPSMVNKNKRLCDNFRNSPVVEETHGSDPEDESSLNWGSKNNPSVLGRTKRVFNIVWRDVSNKKHKTWKGDGSMEVNLSTMKAILKDEKGNYLGSTTRFKLADLIEDYQMVVSGKEIEIQNEIKDEDEFYELRKKEITNRNWGSEEWASPEERAEEQKKPKGGFYFKPILVLKSPKISRSSIKTNHDEFNECEATWGTSTNKMNSYFSDGPDSSIYDRNEEILKKAGKWVQTSTSTALEKQVYQYQSLICFVKPSELQQYLFQQINEYYAEIKKSDNCELNSLNIPHILEQICNHPSFLKHITQSNDLVQYLASSLPIWSEMGPFDSGKLEFIQYFMQPSPDKRMDNLVLISKSLNSMNMLHGLCDFMNITCLRLNNSESEASKKQTIIEYLKKTEENERKVLLLNDILNLKENSFTFENEKIIVFENVAETMMELKKLTNLKLVKIYFLITAFSIEELLFTSNELDKPDGEMIDELLNLYKSEFDDNECYTHSKMECKCHEQKQNNGSKISDKFKMFKHLIAPFDEQFLKEASLENSTENLITIFSATNL